TTACTTATTTAGGCTTTAACGTACAATCGCTATATATAGCGTGTATGTACTGTATGATATACCCATTATATAGCGTTTTCAATACATTTAATGTCGTAATTTAGTACACAGCCAAATAATACTAGTTACTTTTTATCGGCAGATTTATCGTCGTCCTTGTTATCGGTTTTTTCGTCATCATCGTCTTCGTCCTGCTGTTTTTTGCCACGACGAGTAAATCGTCGCAAGAACGAAGGCTTATCAAACTTGTCTTCATCTTCATCTTTGTGGTCAGCATCAAAAGTCCAAATATTAGGCACTGGCTTGTCGTCGGTAAAATCACTAGCAGTATGCGGCTTGTCGTCTACGTCTAAATTAATATCTTTTATGTCTTCTTCTGTCATTGTTTTCGTATCGCTCACTGTTTCTAGCTTTTTACTATCATCTTTTTCTGGTTCTTCTGATGTGTCATCACCAAGAGACACTTTAGTATCATCTGTCGTAGACTCGGGCGATGCTTTTAATTCAGATACTGGGGTGGCAACCAATGGTGCATCCTGTGATGGTGCAGCGTCTAGAGGTGCCTGTGTTTCACGAATTTGCTGGCGGTTGGCAAAATATGACGCTTCAAAGCCCGTTGCAACAACCGTTATAATTACTTCTCCCTCGAGCTCTGGGTTGATGGTTGCACCAAAAATGATGTTTGCCTCTGGGTCAACGGCAGCAGTAATTGTTTCGGCAGCAGCATTGATTTCGTGCATAGACATGTCTAAGCCACCAATCACGTTAAATAATATGCCACGAGCGCCATCTATAGAAACTTCTAGTAGTGGTGATTCTATGGCCTGGTGAGCAGCTTCTGTGGCTCTGTCGTCACCACTTGCCCTTCCTATACCCATTAAGGCGCTACCAGCGTTACTCATGACCGCACGGACATCTGCAAAGTCAAGGTTAATAAGCCCATGCACCGTTATTAAATCAGAAATACCCTGCACTCCCTGCCTTAAAACGTCATCAGCTACCTTAAAAGCGTCAAGCAGTGGTGTTTTACGGTCAATCGTCTGAAGAAGTCTGTCATTTGGTACGGTTATAAGAGTATCTACTTCTGTACGAAGTTTGTCTACTGCATACTCAGCATTGCGGCGGCGTTTTTCACCCTCGAACGCAAATGGTCGTGTGGCAAATCCTACCACCAAGGCTCCTTGCTCTTTGGCAATTTCTGCAATGACATGGCCAGCACCGCTACCGGTACCACCACCAGCGCCAATAGTAACAAATACCATGTCTGCGCCTTCTAATATCTTTGCAATATCGTCACGCGATACATTAGCGGCATCTTCTCCCACTTGTGGGTCAGCACCAGCGCCAAGCCCTTTGGTAGAATCTCCACCAATATGAAGCTTAGTCTGAGCCTTTGAGTGGTGGATTGCTTGAGCATCAGTATTAATAACAATAAACTCTACACCGGTAACTCCGGCTTCTACCATCCTATTTACAGCGGCGCCACCAGCACCACCTACACCCACTACCTTTATGCGGGCAAACGTTTCAATTTCTGGGCTTACTTGAGGCATACGATACCACTATCCTTTCGAGATACATTAACCTTGTGTTGCTATCTATTGTACTTGCCATAGAAAATGTATTCAAGCATCTAAATATAAAAAAGATTTTGTACTAATAATTCGCACACCAAGGACTATCTTTTTATAAAGCTTTTTATTTTTGTGAACACACCGCTGCTTAAATTACGAGCAGTAATACTTTGTGTGTTCATAGCATCTAAACCTAGAATACCATCTAGATTCATCAGCCCAATTGCTGTAGCAAATTCTGTACTTTTTACCGTATCAGCTAAACCACCAATATGGTGTAACTTGCCTATTCTGGTGTGAAGCTCTAGTTGTTCACGAGCAAAATCGGCGAGCCCTGGAGTATTAGCAACACCACCGACAAACACTACACCACCCGGCAAACGCCGTGACCGCTTGGCTTTTGCAAATACTTTGTCAACTTCTTCTAGTAATTCTTCAAATCGTGGAATAATAATGTCATATATACGGGATGTATCAAATTCATACACCACCCCATCGTCGGTGAACGATACTTTTTTAGATACAGCAGCCTCTGGCTTAAGTGATGCATATTTAGTTTTTATTTTTTCGGCTATTTCTAAATCGGCTTTTAGACCAATAGCAAGATCATGCGTAAGGTGTTGCCCGCCTATCGGCAATACGGCAAGCGACACTATTTCTCCGTCTTCTATAATTGCAATATTGGTAGTACCTGCGCCTATGTCAACGAGTGCAGTGCCAGATTCTTTTTGTCGCCTATCGAGTACAACTTCAGCTGCAGCCACACTAGAAACTGTGCGCTCAGCTATATGCAGTTGTGCTGCGTCGACGGCATCGTTAAGGGTTCGTATACACTGTAACCCTGCTGTTACTACTAAAATATCTGCCTCTAAACGCACGCCCTGCATGCCAACTGGATCTTTAATATTGTCTTGGCCATCAACCCTATAGCTTTTTGTAAAAATTTGTATGATATCTCGGTTATTTGGCATATTTATGACCGTTGCTTGCTCTTCTACACGGGCAATATCATCTCTGGTAATTATTCTGTCTGGGCTATTGGTAGATACCATACCACGTGACATCTGTGCACCAATACTGGCTCCATTTACATTAACCGTAACATCCTGTACACGAATACCTGCCATACGTTCAGCTTCTGATACCGCTTCGCCTATAGCACGCGTAACATCTTCTACGTGCGAAACACAGCCTTTTCTCATACCAGTGTTTTGAGCACTGCCAATACCTATTACCGACATTGTGTCGTCTGGGTTATTTTGCTCGGGCATGCCAATGACACACCGAACAGCAGA
The Candidatus Nomurabacteria bacterium DNA segment above includes these coding regions:
- the ftsA gene encoding cell division protein FtsA, which encodes MQKNSYFIGLDVGTSAVRCVIGMPEQNNPDDTMSVIGIGSAQNTGMRKGCVSHVEDVTRAIGEAVSEAERMAGIRVQDVTVNVNGASIGAQMSRGMVSTNSPDRIITRDDIARVEEQATVINMPNNRDIIQIFTKSYRVDGQDNIKDPVGMQGVRLEADILVVTAGLQCIRTLNDAVDAAQLHIAERTVSSVAAAEVVLDRRQKESGTALVDIGAGTTNIAIIEDGEIVSLAVLPIGGQHLTHDLAIGLKADLEIAEKIKTKYASLKPEAAVSKKVSFTDDGVVYEFDTSRIYDIIIPRFEELLEEVDKVFAKAKRSRRLPGGVVFVGGVANTPGLADFAREQLELHTRIGKLHHIGGLADTVKSTEFATAIGLMNLDGILGLDAMNTQSITARNLSSGVFTKIKSFIKR
- the ftsZ gene encoding cell division protein FtsZ, translating into MPQVSPEIETFARIKVVGVGGAGGAAVNRMVEAGVTGVEFIVINTDAQAIHHSKAQTKLHIGGDSTKGLGAGADPQVGEDAANVSRDDIAKILEGADMVFVTIGAGGGTGSGAGHVIAEIAKEQGALVVGFATRPFAFEGEKRRRNAEYAVDKLRTEVDTLITVPNDRLLQTIDRKTPLLDAFKVADDVLRQGVQGISDLITVHGLINLDFADVRAVMSNAGSALMGIGRASGDDRATEAAHQAIESPLLEVSIDGARGILFNVIGGLDMSMHEINAAAETITAAVDPEANIIFGATINPELEGEVIITVVATGFEASYFANRQQIRETQAPLDAAPSQDAPLVATPVSELKASPESTTDDTKVSLGDDTSEEPEKDDSKKLETVSDTKTMTEEDIKDINLDVDDKPHTASDFTDDKPVPNIWTFDADHKDEDEDKFDKPSFLRRFTRRGKKQQDEDDDDEKTDNKDDDKSADKK